A single Cottoperca gobio chromosome 7, fCotGob3.1, whole genome shotgun sequence DNA region contains:
- the phactr3a gene encoding phosphatase and actin regulator 3a isoform X2 yields MATSDGLDGCLQRCRSQSDPNILTEPGIDLAHGTVELVDQQRVLRTGCLVSGVHTPPIRRNSKLATLGRIFKPWKWRKKKNEKLKQSSTDVALSSNLLCHGANSPTQGCCSDGAVLVGGFGGSLTSNLTGSSVEYLCPEEDLPPPAAPPQDCDRVEENVLLPEEDGGEEVHPDGDLPEGLQDAGEQSEERPEEDIISGTSPPQVPPKPLPPLSIGDDSGPVSLPTHLPNSYLPKEPPPRATESMVSMTLPLRGHLANTSGSPHLGNMMHPPMPPSCIMEELQRAFASKNRQDRLPRKTKFPSSIQGNTGVHEGCEQASPPRLWCSDGRLSRSCSSENQHTLSFGGICVGGGGSDWPKKEAEENKENMRLDQCFSNTSGLPNDLEGWNDSVISGTLPRRLRKELLAVKLRNRPSKQELEDRNIFPVRSDQERQEIRQQIEMKLAKRLSQRPNVEELEGRNILKQRNDQTEQEERREIKQRLNRKVQHCIFSIYFHICQLSINVCPISCVLQLNQRPTVDELRDRKILIRFSDYVEVAKAQDYDRRADKPWTRLSAADKAAIRKELNEFKSTEMEVHASSKHLTRFHRP; encoded by the exons TAGAGTTGGTGGACCAGCAGAGGGTGCTGAGGACCGGTTGCCTGGTGAGCGGTGTCCACACTCCACCCATCCGACGTAACAGCAAGCTGGCCACCCTGGGGCGCATCTTCAAGCCCTGGAagtggaggaaaaagaaaaatgagaagcTAAAGCAGAGTTCCACAG ATGTAGCATTATCCAGCAATCTTCTATGCCACGGTGCAAACTCCCCCACCCAGGGCTGCTGCTCAGACGGTGCAGTCCTGGTTGGAGGATTCGGGGGGTCTTTGACTTCAAACCTCACAGGCAGCAGTGTGGAATACCTCTGTCCTGAGGAGGATCTTCCCCCACCAG CTGCCCCTCCTCAGGACTGTGACCGGGTGGAGGAGAATGTACTACTACCAGAGGAGGACGGAGGCGAGGAGGTGCACCCTGACGGGGATTTACCTGAGGGGCTGCAGGACGCGGGCGAGCAGTCGGAGGAAAGACCAGAGGAAGACATTATTTCAGGAACGTCCCCGCCACAAGTACCTCCAAAACCTTTGCCCCCGCTGAGCATTGGAGATG ATTCAGGCCCTGTGTCGCTCCCCACTCATCTGCCCAACTCCTACCTCCCCAAAGAGCCTCCACCCAGGGCCACAGAAAGCATGGTTTCAATGACCCTGCCGCTACGAGGGCACCTGGCCAACACCTCAGGGTCCCCACATTTAGGCAATATGATGCACCCTCCTATGCCCCCTAGCTGCATTATGGAGGAACTGCAGAGAGCATTCGCTTCCAAGAACAGACAGGACAG GCTTCCGAGAAAAACTAAGTTTCCTTCAAGTATTCAAGGCAACACAGG TGTCCATGAAGGGTGTGAGCAGGCCTCACCCCCGAGGCTGTGGTGTTCAGACGGACGGCTCTCTCgctcctgcagctctgagaACCAACACACATTATCTTTTGGGGGCATCTGTGTGGGAGGTGGAGGGTCCGACTGGCCCAagaaggaggcggaggagaaTAAGGAGAACATGCGGCTGGACCAGTGCTTCTCCAACACCTCAGGCCTCCCCAACGACTTGGAAGGCTGGAATGACTCGGTCATCTCTG GCACACTTCCTCGCAGGCTAAGGAAGGAGTTACTTGCTGTCAAACTACGAAACAGGCCGAGCAAGCAGGAGCTGGAAGACAGGAATATCTTCCCAGTCAGGAGCGACCAGGAGCGCCAGGAGATCCGCCAGCAGATTGAGATGAAACTTGCCAA GAGGCTGAGCCAGAGACCGAatgtggaggagctggagggtCGAAACATCCTGAAAC AGAGAAATGACCAGACAgagcaagaggagaggagggagatcaAACAGAGGCTAAACAGAAAGGTACAACATTGTATATTTTCCATATATTTCCACATCTGTCAGCTTTCTATAAATGTTTGTCCAATTTCTTGTGTGCTCCAGCTCAACCAGCGGCCCACAGTAGACGAACTACGAGACAGAAAGATTCTGATCCGCTTCAGTGACTATGTGGAGGTGGCCAAAGCTCAGGACTATGACAGGAGAGCAGACAAGCCCTGGACTCGGCTCTCGGCAGCAGacaag GCTGCAATCCGAAAGGAGCTCAACGAGTTCAAAAGCACCGAGATGGAAGTGCATGCCTCAAGCAAACACCTAACGAG GTTCCACCGGCCATGA
- the phactr3a gene encoding phosphatase and actin regulator 3a isoform X3, producing the protein MATSDGLDGCLQRCRSQSDPNILTEPGIDLAHGTVELVDQQRVLRTGCLVSGVHTPPIRRNSKLATLGRIFKPWKWRKKKNEKLKQSSTDVALSSNLLCHGANSPTQGCCSDGAVLVGGFGGSLTSNLTGSSVEYLCPEEDLPPPAAAPPQDCDRVEENVLLPEEDGGEEVHPDGDLPEGLQDAGEQSEERPEEDIISGTSPPQVPPKPLPPLSIGDDSGPVSLPTHLPNSYLPKEPPPRATESMVSMTLPLRGHLANTSGSPHLGNMMHPPMPPSCIMEELQRAFASKNRQDRLPRKTKFPSSIQGNTGVHEGCEQASPPRLWCSDGRLSRSCSSENQHTLSFGGICVGGGGSDWPKKEAEENKENMRLDQCFSNTSGLPNDLEGWNDSVISGTLPRRLRKELLAVKLRNRPSKQELEDRNIFPVRSDQERQEIRQQIEMKLAKRLSQRPNVEELEGRNILKQRNDQTEQEERREIKQRLNRKLNQRPTVDELRDRKILIRFSDYVEVAKAQDYDRRADKPWTRLSAADKAAIRKELNEFKSTEMEVHASSKHLTRFHRP; encoded by the exons TAGAGTTGGTGGACCAGCAGAGGGTGCTGAGGACCGGTTGCCTGGTGAGCGGTGTCCACACTCCACCCATCCGACGTAACAGCAAGCTGGCCACCCTGGGGCGCATCTTCAAGCCCTGGAagtggaggaaaaagaaaaatgagaagcTAAAGCAGAGTTCCACAG ATGTAGCATTATCCAGCAATCTTCTATGCCACGGTGCAAACTCCCCCACCCAGGGCTGCTGCTCAGACGGTGCAGTCCTGGTTGGAGGATTCGGGGGGTCTTTGACTTCAAACCTCACAGGCAGCAGTGTGGAATACCTCTGTCCTGAGGAGGATCTTCCCCCACCAG CAGCTGCCCCTCCTCAGGACTGTGACCGGGTGGAGGAGAATGTACTACTACCAGAGGAGGACGGAGGCGAGGAGGTGCACCCTGACGGGGATTTACCTGAGGGGCTGCAGGACGCGGGCGAGCAGTCGGAGGAAAGACCAGAGGAAGACATTATTTCAGGAACGTCCCCGCCACAAGTACCTCCAAAACCTTTGCCCCCGCTGAGCATTGGAGATG ATTCAGGCCCTGTGTCGCTCCCCACTCATCTGCCCAACTCCTACCTCCCCAAAGAGCCTCCACCCAGGGCCACAGAAAGCATGGTTTCAATGACCCTGCCGCTACGAGGGCACCTGGCCAACACCTCAGGGTCCCCACATTTAGGCAATATGATGCACCCTCCTATGCCCCCTAGCTGCATTATGGAGGAACTGCAGAGAGCATTCGCTTCCAAGAACAGACAGGACAG GCTTCCGAGAAAAACTAAGTTTCCTTCAAGTATTCAAGGCAACACAGG TGTCCATGAAGGGTGTGAGCAGGCCTCACCCCCGAGGCTGTGGTGTTCAGACGGACGGCTCTCTCgctcctgcagctctgagaACCAACACACATTATCTTTTGGGGGCATCTGTGTGGGAGGTGGAGGGTCCGACTGGCCCAagaaggaggcggaggagaaTAAGGAGAACATGCGGCTGGACCAGTGCTTCTCCAACACCTCAGGCCTCCCCAACGACTTGGAAGGCTGGAATGACTCGGTCATCTCTG GCACACTTCCTCGCAGGCTAAGGAAGGAGTTACTTGCTGTCAAACTACGAAACAGGCCGAGCAAGCAGGAGCTGGAAGACAGGAATATCTTCCCAGTCAGGAGCGACCAGGAGCGCCAGGAGATCCGCCAGCAGATTGAGATGAAACTTGCCAA GAGGCTGAGCCAGAGACCGAatgtggaggagctggagggtCGAAACATCCTGAAAC AGAGAAATGACCAGACAgagcaagaggagaggagggagatcaAACAGAGGCTAAACAGAAAG CTCAACCAGCGGCCCACAGTAGACGAACTACGAGACAGAAAGATTCTGATCCGCTTCAGTGACTATGTGGAGGTGGCCAAAGCTCAGGACTATGACAGGAGAGCAGACAAGCCCTGGACTCGGCTCTCGGCAGCAGacaag GCTGCAATCCGAAAGGAGCTCAACGAGTTCAAAAGCACCGAGATGGAAGTGCATGCCTCAAGCAAACACCTAACGAG GTTCCACCGGCCATGA
- the phactr3a gene encoding phosphatase and actin regulator 3a isoform X1: MATSDGLDGCLQRCRSQSDPNILTEPGIDLAHGTVELVDQQRVLRTGCLVSGVHTPPIRRNSKLATLGRIFKPWKWRKKKNEKLKQSSTDVALSSNLLCHGANSPTQGCCSDGAVLVGGFGGSLTSNLTGSSVEYLCPEEDLPPPAAAPPQDCDRVEENVLLPEEDGGEEVHPDGDLPEGLQDAGEQSEERPEEDIISGTSPPQVPPKPLPPLSIGDDSGPVSLPTHLPNSYLPKEPPPRATESMVSMTLPLRGHLANTSGSPHLGNMMHPPMPPSCIMEELQRAFASKNRQDRLPRKTKFPSSIQGNTGVHEGCEQASPPRLWCSDGRLSRSCSSENQHTLSFGGICVGGGGSDWPKKEAEENKENMRLDQCFSNTSGLPNDLEGWNDSVISGTLPRRLRKELLAVKLRNRPSKQELEDRNIFPVRSDQERQEIRQQIEMKLAKRLSQRPNVEELEGRNILKQRNDQTEQEERREIKQRLNRKVQHCIFSIYFHICQLSINVCPISCVLQLNQRPTVDELRDRKILIRFSDYVEVAKAQDYDRRADKPWTRLSAADKAAIRKELNEFKSTEMEVHASSKHLTRFHRP; encoded by the exons TAGAGTTGGTGGACCAGCAGAGGGTGCTGAGGACCGGTTGCCTGGTGAGCGGTGTCCACACTCCACCCATCCGACGTAACAGCAAGCTGGCCACCCTGGGGCGCATCTTCAAGCCCTGGAagtggaggaaaaagaaaaatgagaagcTAAAGCAGAGTTCCACAG ATGTAGCATTATCCAGCAATCTTCTATGCCACGGTGCAAACTCCCCCACCCAGGGCTGCTGCTCAGACGGTGCAGTCCTGGTTGGAGGATTCGGGGGGTCTTTGACTTCAAACCTCACAGGCAGCAGTGTGGAATACCTCTGTCCTGAGGAGGATCTTCCCCCACCAG CAGCTGCCCCTCCTCAGGACTGTGACCGGGTGGAGGAGAATGTACTACTACCAGAGGAGGACGGAGGCGAGGAGGTGCACCCTGACGGGGATTTACCTGAGGGGCTGCAGGACGCGGGCGAGCAGTCGGAGGAAAGACCAGAGGAAGACATTATTTCAGGAACGTCCCCGCCACAAGTACCTCCAAAACCTTTGCCCCCGCTGAGCATTGGAGATG ATTCAGGCCCTGTGTCGCTCCCCACTCATCTGCCCAACTCCTACCTCCCCAAAGAGCCTCCACCCAGGGCCACAGAAAGCATGGTTTCAATGACCCTGCCGCTACGAGGGCACCTGGCCAACACCTCAGGGTCCCCACATTTAGGCAATATGATGCACCCTCCTATGCCCCCTAGCTGCATTATGGAGGAACTGCAGAGAGCATTCGCTTCCAAGAACAGACAGGACAG GCTTCCGAGAAAAACTAAGTTTCCTTCAAGTATTCAAGGCAACACAGG TGTCCATGAAGGGTGTGAGCAGGCCTCACCCCCGAGGCTGTGGTGTTCAGACGGACGGCTCTCTCgctcctgcagctctgagaACCAACACACATTATCTTTTGGGGGCATCTGTGTGGGAGGTGGAGGGTCCGACTGGCCCAagaaggaggcggaggagaaTAAGGAGAACATGCGGCTGGACCAGTGCTTCTCCAACACCTCAGGCCTCCCCAACGACTTGGAAGGCTGGAATGACTCGGTCATCTCTG GCACACTTCCTCGCAGGCTAAGGAAGGAGTTACTTGCTGTCAAACTACGAAACAGGCCGAGCAAGCAGGAGCTGGAAGACAGGAATATCTTCCCAGTCAGGAGCGACCAGGAGCGCCAGGAGATCCGCCAGCAGATTGAGATGAAACTTGCCAA GAGGCTGAGCCAGAGACCGAatgtggaggagctggagggtCGAAACATCCTGAAAC AGAGAAATGACCAGACAgagcaagaggagaggagggagatcaAACAGAGGCTAAACAGAAAGGTACAACATTGTATATTTTCCATATATTTCCACATCTGTCAGCTTTCTATAAATGTTTGTCCAATTTCTTGTGTGCTCCAGCTCAACCAGCGGCCCACAGTAGACGAACTACGAGACAGAAAGATTCTGATCCGCTTCAGTGACTATGTGGAGGTGGCCAAAGCTCAGGACTATGACAGGAGAGCAGACAAGCCCTGGACTCGGCTCTCGGCAGCAGacaag GCTGCAATCCGAAAGGAGCTCAACGAGTTCAAAAGCACCGAGATGGAAGTGCATGCCTCAAGCAAACACCTAACGAG GTTCCACCGGCCATGA